In a genomic window of Cynocephalus volans isolate mCynVol1 chromosome 1, mCynVol1.pri, whole genome shotgun sequence:
- the VIL1 gene encoding villin-1, with translation MTNLSTQVKGSLNITTPGLQIWRIEAMQMVPVPSSTFGNFFDGDCYVVLAIHKTGSNLSYDIHYWIGQASSQDEQGAAAIYTTQMDDFLKGRAVQHREVQGNESETFRGYFKQGLVIQKGGVASGMKRVETNSYNIQRLLHVKGKRNVVAGEVEMSWDSFNLGDVFLLDLGKLIIQWNGPESNRMERLRGMTLAKEIRDQERGGRTYVGVVDGEKESESPQLMQVMYHVLGQRRELKAAIPDSVVEPALKAALKLYHVSDLEGKLVVREVATRPLTQDLLSHEDCYILDQGSLRIYVWRGKNANEQEKKGAMNQALNFIKAKQYPLSTQVEVQNDGAESAVFQQLFQKWTVPNQTSGLGKTHTVGSVAKVEQVKFDATSMHVQPQVAAQQKMVDDGSGEVQVWRIENLELVPVDSKWLGHFYGGDCYLLLYTYLIGEKQHYLLYIWQGSQASQDEITASAYQAVILDQKYNDELVQIRVPMGREPTHLLSIFKGQMVVYQGGTSRANNVEPMPSTRLFQVRGTSANNTKAFEVPARATFLNSNDVFILKTQSCCYLWCGKGCSGDEREMAKTVADIISRTEKQVVVEGQEPANFWMALGGKAPYANTKRLQEENLVTAPRLFECSNKTGRFLATEIPDFIQDDLEEDDVFLLDVWDQVFFWIGKHANEEEKKAAAITAQEYLKTHPGGRDPETPIIVVKQGHEPPTFTGWFLAWDPFKWSNSKSYEDLKAELVSCEDWSQITAEVTRPKVDVFSANTNLSSGPLPIFPLEQLVNKPVEELPQGVDPSRKEEHLSIEDFTKALGMTPAAFSALPRWKQQNLKKEKGLF, from the exons ATGACCAATCTGAGCACTCAAGTCAAAGGCTCTCTCAAcatcaccaccccggggctgcagATATGGAGGATCGAG GCCATGCAGATGGTGCCTGTTCCTTCCAGCACGTTTGGGAACTTCTTTGATGGTGACTGCTACGTAGTCCTGGCT ATCCACAAGACGGGCAGCAACCTGTCCTATGACATCCACTACTGGATCGGCCAGGCCTCATCCCAGGATGAGCAGGGGGCAGCTGCCATCTACACCACGCAGATGGATGACTTCCTGAAGGGCCGGGCTGTGCAGCACCGTGAGGTCCAGGGCAATGAGAGCGAGACCTTCCGAGGCTACTTCAAGCAGGGCCTTGT GATCCAGAAAGGAGGTGTGGCTTCCGGCATGAAACGGGTGGAGACCAACTCCTATAACATCCAGCGGCTGCTGCACGTCAAGGGCAAGAGGAATGTCGTGGCCGGAGAG GTGGAGATGTCTTGGGATAGTTTCAACCTAGGGGATGTTTTCCTCCTGGACCTTGGGAAGCTTATCATCCAGTGGAATGGGCCGGAGAGTAACCGCATGGAGAGACTCAGG GGCATGACCCTGGCCAAGGAGATTCGAGACCAGGAGCGGGGCGGGCGCACCTATGTGGGCGTGGTGGATGGGGAGAAGGAATCAGAGTCCCCGCAGCTGATGCAGGTGATGTACCATGTGCTGGGCCAGCGCAGGGAGCTGAAGGCAGCCATACCTGACTCAGTGGTGGAGCCGGCACTCAAGGCCGCCCTCAAGTTGTACCA CGTGTCTGACTTGGAGGGAAAACTCGTGGTTAGGGAAGTCGCCACACGGCCACTCACACAGGACCTGCTCAGTCATGAG GACTGTTACATCCTGGACCAGGGGAGCTTGAGGATCTATGTGTGGAGGGGGAAGAATGCCAATGAACAGGAGAAGAAAGGAGCCATGAACCAGGCGCTG AACTTTATCAAAGCCAAGCAGTACCCACTGAGCACACAGGTGGAGGTGCAGAATGATGGGGCCGAGTCAGCTGTCTTTCAGCAGCTCTTCCAGAAGTGGACAGTGCCCAACCAGACCTCAGGCCTGGGCAAAACACACACTGTGGGCTCCGTGG CCAAGGTGGAGCAGGTAAAGTTTGATGCCACGTCCATGCATGTCCAGCCTCAGGTGGCTGCCCAGCAGAAGATGGTTGACGACGGGAGTGGGGAGGTGCAG GTGTGGCGCATTGAGAACCTTGAGCTGGTGCCTGTGGATTCCAAGTGGCTAGGCCACTTCTACGGGGGCGACTGCTACCTGCTGCTCTACACCTACCTCATCGGCGAGAAGCAGCACTACCTGCTCTACATCTGGCAG GGTAGCCAGGCCAGCCAGGATGAAATCACAGCCTCAGCCTATCAAGCTGTCATCCTGGACCAGAAGTACAATGATGAGCTGGTCCAGATCCGGGTCCCTATGGGCAGGGAGCCAACCCACCTCTTATCCATCTTCAAGGGACAGATGGTGGTCTACCAG GGAGGCACCTCCCGAGCTAACAACGTGGAGCCTATGCCTTCCACACGGCTGTTCCAGGTCCGGGGAACCAGTGCCAACAACACTAAAGCCTTTGAGGTCCCAGCCCGGGCCACCTTTCTCAACTCCAATGACGTCTTCATCCTCAAGACCCAGTCCTGCTGCTACCTGTGGTGTGGAAAG GGCTGTAGTGGGGATGAGAGGGAGATGGCTAAGACGGTTGCAGACATCATCTCCCGGACAGAGAAGCAAGTGGTGGTGGAAGGGCAGGAGCCAGCCAACTTCTGGATGGCCCTGGGTGGGAAGGCCCCCTATGCCAACACCAAGAG ACTGCAAGAAGAAAACCTGGTCACCGCCCCCCGGCTCTTTGAATGTTCCAACAAGACAGGGCGCTTCCTGGCCACAGAGATCCCCGACTTCATTCAGGATGACTTGGAAGAGGATGATGTGTTCCTGCTAGATGTCTGGGACCAG GTCTTCTTCTGGATTGGGAAGCACGCCaatgaggaggagaagaaggCTGCAGCCATCACTGCGCAGGAATACCTCAAGACCCACCCTGGTGGGCGTGACCCTGAGACTCCCATCATTGTGGTGAAGCAGGGACATGAGCCTCCCACCTTCACAGGCTGGTTCCTGGCTTGGGACCCCTTCAAGTGGAGT AACTCTAAATCCTATGAAGATCTGAAGGCGGAGCTTGTAAGCTGTGAGGACTGGAGTCAGATCACTGCT GAGGTCACAAGGCCCAAAGTGGATGTGTTCAGTGCTAACACCAACCTCAGTTCTGGGCCTCTGCCCATCTTCCCCCTGGAGCAGCTGGTGAACAAGCCTGTGGAGGAGCTCCCCCAGGGTGTGGACCCTAGCAGGAAGGAG GAGCACCTGTCTATTGAAGATTTCACCAAGGCCTTGGGGATGACTCCAGCTGCCTTCTCTGCCCTGCCTCGATGGAAGCAACAAAacctcaagaaagaaaaaggactaTTTTGA